The Ornithinibacillus sp. 4-3 region AGATCATTATTATAATTTATGTCAAAAACATGTAGGACGTTGTGTTGAAATTAGAACAAATGATGGAAGGGTTCATAGAGGTCGAATACGTAGTGTGGATCGACGGTATGTTTATATGGAACCACTAGGAGCTAGAGGTCGTGGATTAGGAGGCTTAGGATACGGCTATTATGGTGGCTATGGTCGTGGTGCTGGCTTTAGTATTGCACTAGGATTTATCACAGGTCTTGTTTTATTTCCACTTTTATTTTGGTAAACAAAATGAAGCTTTAGTCTGTGGGAATTTTATTCAATATAACTGGACGCATAACTCGCTTCAAGAAACGCACATATTTCTTGAAGGGAGAGCGGACAGCTCTTCCACTGATATACTGCTTGTAATGTGCAAAAAGTGAAGCTCGCAGACGTAACAATAGTGTACAACCTATATATCGAAAACACCCACGACTTTATATTAGCAATAACGCTTGAAATCATTTCAAGTGTTATTATATTTTTTGTAAAAAACAAAAAAGCAGCAAGCCTTTGGGGAAAGGGATTGCTGCCTCTGATCAAGAGGTTAACAGAACCAAGCTGCACCTACAATTATTAACAAAATAAACAACACAACGATTAACGCAAATCCACGACCAGAACCGTAGCCACAACATTCAGCTCCACCAACTGGGCCGCCATAGTCACAACCCCAAAAATTCATTGAAATCCCTCCTTAATTATTAATAAGCTTTAGCAAAATCCTACGTAAGCTGTTCCTACAATGATTAAGAGAATGAATAGCACTACAATTAGCGCAAATCCTCCACCATAACCGCCAACATTTTCACCCATTCGTTATCCACCTCCATTGCTTTTGTACCCAATATATGTTTATTTCCTAATAAGGGTATGGTCATTATCCCAATTTTTGATTATTTAACTTCGTAGCTTTACTAAAATTCCCGCTCTTATGAAGAGGAGTACAAGTGTCACTAAGTTTTGAAATAATCGCGACTAAGGTTCTGTTGTAAATGGAACCAAGTCTTCTTTATCTGGAAGGAATGCTTGAGATGCTTTCATTAAGAGTTGCTGTGAATTATAATTTTTGTCATGACAATATTTTTCTACCAAGTAATAACCTACTGCATAACCAACCATGCGGGGGAGAGGAGAATGACCATATAAAATTTGTAGATGCTTCTCATCCGACCTTCGTAAAGTAAAATTGGGGAGTATCCACCGTTTATAATAATCTTTTAGCTGCTCTATGGTGTAGGCTTTTGTCCAAAAAGCAGTATGAGATTTACCAAATCGCTCCATCACAGCGTACTCAGCAATACCTTCCATGATAATGGAATCTAACAAGGTGTAATCATCATGGGGTTTTGACTGATATTGCATCCGACAAACATGATTATATTCATGAGTAAGAATTATTCTAGCGTCTAATATGGTGGACCTATCTGATAAAAATAAAAATAATTTATCAGAAAAGGCAATTCCTGATTTTCCTTGAAAATTTTCTTGAAGGGATAAAGCATTAGTATCCGCAGGGAGAATATAGATAGGGTGGGATGGTCCATTCCAATCATTAACTAAATCATGAAACTCTGCTTTAAGTGTTTCCCAAATGTTTTCCTCTAATAAATGATTGGTGATGTCTCTAATTTCTTCGATATTGTTAAAAGGATGCATACCATGTAGGACAAGATAATGATAGACTTCGTTGATATCAATATTTGGAAAAGATGTTATTATCTGCTTTAAGATAGTTGATGGGGATACTTTATCATCACGTAGCCAGTTGTCTGTTGCGATGATGGTCAATTTAATCACCTCTAAATATCATATGAGTATAATAATTTGATGACACATCAAAACAGGATTGACGAATAAATCATACCTCGCCAACCCTGTGTGATAGATGACGCCGATTCCAGTAGAATTGGTTGTATCAAAGTTTAATAAATCTTTGATTTTATCTTCAGGAATACCAACTCCATCATCACTAATTTTTACTATTGCTTCTTTGTCTTTACGCGTTATCTGAATCGTAATTTTACCACCAGAGAGACGTTGTAATATTCCATGTCTGATTCCATTTTCTACTAATGTTTGAATGGACATGGAAGGTACATAAATATGATCTAGCTCATCCATTATCCATTCCACCTCAATCCGATCACCAAAGCGCTCTTTCTCGATATACAGGTAGGAATGAACAAAATCGATTTCTTCTGATAATTTTACTAATGTTCCTGTTTCTAAGAATCGAAAGCTTTTCTCCAAATAATTAGTAAATGTTTGTAGCAGGGTAATCATACGGTTCTCATCCATATAGCTTAATGAAATAATAGAATTCAATGTATTAAACAAAAAATGTGGTCGAATCTGTGCATGTAACCAAGCTGCTTCCATATCAAAATGCTCTTGAATGGAGCGCTTTAATGCCGTTAATGCATGCACACGGGATTGTAGTTCTATAGCATCAACTGGTATGGTTACATAATCGTTTGCACCAGCTAGAAATCCTTTTAGAATGTCTTCAGATTGATTACGAGCAATCAGTAGAAGGATTGGCAAATCGGAAATAGAATCATTTTCACGAATAGTTTTAGTTAATCCATATCCAGAAAGCCTTGAATTTGATAACCTTGCATTGACAATCACTAAATCCCATTGTTCGTTTTCAATTCGTTGTAAAGCTTCTTTTCCATTAGAAATAGTAATAATTTCATATGCAGGTGATAAAATGTTTTTTAATACTTTTAAATGCAATGGATCATCATCAATTACTAAGATTCGTGCACCTGAAATAATTGCTAATTGCTCTGAAATTTGTCTAATTCCTCCTGTTGTCATTAAGAGGGAATCTTCAGTTGAAATAGAATCTGCATGAGCTTTCTGTTGTCTTGTCTTAGGCTGATCCTGCTTTAATTCACTCATATAGCTTATTGGAAGCGTGAAGATGAATTTAATCTTATTCCTATCCGTTTGAGCATTGATTTTCCCACCATGTAATTCAACTAATTGCTTGCAAATTACTAGTCCAAAGTCAACTTTTTCCTGTGTTATAGCAGTATAGGATTCTGAAAGTTTTCCGTTGCTTTCAACAGAAACATGAACATGCTGTTGCTCTTTTGTGGCGTCGATAATTAAAGTTTCCCTTGTTCAATGGATTTCATTGCATTATGAATAAGATTAAAGTGAAAATCGATCGTGACGCATCAAAAGAAGCTTTACGAGGTTATGAACCAACGTTACATGAAATTGGAGACGACAATACCGTAGATTCATCTACATGGGAAGCAACATCTCGTCATCTAGAAGAAGATGGTGAGCGTGACCCAACATTAGACTTTGGATTCGTTAAGACTAAGAAGGTAAGCGTAGGAGACTATGTCTGGATTGATGTAAATGGTGATGGTCTACAAGATGATACGGATATTAAGCTTCCAGGGGTAGTATTAGAAATTTTTGAAGAAGATGGAGAAACACCAGTAATAGATGTTTATGGAAATAAAGTTGGTCCAACAACAACAGATAAAAATGGCTACTATATCTTTGAAAACCTACCAGCTGATAAAACGTATGTAGTAAAAATTAATCGTGAATTATCAGCGAAAGCATTAGAAGGTTTAGAGCCAACATTACATGAAGTTGGGGATGACAATTCCATTGATTCATCAACATGGTTTGCGGTATCTCGTCATTTAGTAGAGGATGGTGAGCATGATCCAACGCTAGACTTTGGATTCATCATTCCAACTGAACCAGAGGAGCCAGTTGATCCTGAAGATCCAACAGATCCAGAAGAACCTTCTAAACCAGAGGAACCGACAGATCCAACTGATCCTGAGAAGCCAACTGATCCAGAGAAACCAGAAGAACCAACTAAACCTGAACCAAAAGATGAAGATAAATCTGATAAACTACCAGAAACAGCAACAAACACATTAATATTAAGATCTTATAAAATGAGCTTGTATTAATTATCGCTGGAGTTCATTTCATCTCCAGAGGAAAGAAACTAAATCAAGAAGAATAATAAGAAGGAGAAAAGTCGCTTAAAGTCTATTTAAGTGGCTTTTCTCATCTATTATTTATATTTATGGCTGTCCAGTGTAAAAATACTACAATTAATATTTAGATAAGAAAGATACATATGCTTTTAAGGAATTTTCGATATCAGAAAGATGAAGAGATTTCAAAGAATAGAGCTTAACAAGCTTTCCGAACTAGATTATACTTATGTTAGTATTAAATTCTGTTATATGTCTTAGAGAGGGGAATGGTCATTGCGAGCAATACTGATTGATGATGAATTATTAACCCTAGATTTTTTAGAGAGAAAATTAAATCAGCTATCAAAAATTAACGTAATCGGAAAATATACAAATCCACATGAAGGGCTTATTGCAGTAATTAAGGAAGAACCAGACATTGTATTTTTAGATATAGAGATGCCAGAAACAACAGGGATGACATTGGC contains the following coding sequences:
- a CDS encoding YjcZ family sporulation protein: MNFWGCDYGGPVGGAECCGYGSGRGFALIVVLFILLIIVGAAWFC
- a CDS encoding histidine kinase — its product is MSELKQDQPKTRQQKAHADSISTEDSLLMTTGGIRQISEQLAIISGARILVIDDDPLHLKVLKNILSPAYEIITISNGKEALQRIENEQWDLVIVNARLSNSRLSGYGLTKTIRENDSISDLPILLLIARNQSEDILKGFLAGANDYVTIPVDAIELQSRVHALTALKRSIQEHFDMEAAWLHAQIRPHFLFNTLNSIISLSYMDENRMITLLQTFTNYLEKSFRFLETGTLVKLSEEIDFVHSYLYIEKERFGDRIEVEWIMDELDHIYVPSMSIQTLVENGIRHGILQRLSGGKITIQITRKDKEAIVKISDDGVGIPEDKIKDLLNFDTTNSTGIGVIYHTGLARYDLFVNPVLMCHQIIILI
- a CDS encoding YjcZ family sporulation protein — encoded protein: MGENVGGYGGGFALIVVLFILLIIVGTAYVGFC
- a CDS encoding SdrD B-like domain-containing protein, which codes for MNKIKVKIDRDASKEALRGYEPTLHEIGDDNTVDSSTWEATSRHLEEDGERDPTLDFGFVKTKKVSVGDYVWIDVNGDGLQDDTDIKLPGVVLEIFEEDGETPVIDVYGNKVGPTTTDKNGYYIFENLPADKTYVVKINRELSAKALEGLEPTLHEVGDDNSIDSSTWFAVSRHLVEDGEHDPTLDFGFIIPTEPEEPVDPEDPTDPEEPSKPEEPTDPTDPEKPTDPEKPEEPTKPEPKDEDKSDKLPETATNTLILRSYKMSLY
- a CDS encoding DUF2268 domain-containing protein: MTIIATDNWLRDDKVSPSTILKQIITSFPNIDINEVYHYLVLHGMHPFNNIEEIRDITNHLLEENIWETLKAEFHDLVNDWNGPSHPIYILPADTNALSLQENFQGKSGIAFSDKLFLFLSDRSTILDARIILTHEYNHVCRMQYQSKPHDDYTLLDSIIMEGIAEYAVMERFGKSHTAFWTKAYTIEQLKDYYKRWILPNFTLRRSDEKHLQILYGHSPLPRMVGYAVGYYLVEKYCHDKNYNSQQLLMKASQAFLPDKEDLVPFTTEP